Proteins from a genomic interval of Paenibacillus sp. FSL H8-0048:
- a CDS encoding glycoside hydrolase family 27 protein — protein sequence MNHKLAAPVPPLGWNSWDCYGAAVTEAEIRGNAEYMAEHLKDFGWSYITVDIQWYEPGAVSSLYRPFVPLIMDEYSRLMPAENRFPSAAGGQGFKPLADYVHSLGLKFGIHIMRGIPRQAAHAGTAILGTEATAREIAHTNSICPWNTDMYGVDASKEGAQAYYNSLFELYAQWGVDLVKVDDIAASRLYDTHQPEIALISAAIENCGRPMVLSLSPGPAPVEYKEHFTGHANMWRITDDFWDRWELLLDMFSRCRSWQGVPQAGSWPDCDMLPLGHIGVRSVDGGGDDRWTRFTRDEQLTMMSLWSIFRSPLIFGGELRDNDDWTLSLLTNREVLRMQRESHGAREALYRDELIVWTAAHDDGTRYAAVFNIGSGPLPVDLSLEEIGLSGMAAGTELWSQTPAELSGGVLKTTVPPHGVRLYSFS from the coding sequence ATGAATCATAAGCTTGCAGCACCTGTCCCCCCGCTGGGCTGGAACAGCTGGGATTGCTACGGCGCAGCCGTAACAGAAGCGGAAATCCGCGGCAATGCGGAATATATGGCCGAGCACCTCAAAGACTTCGGCTGGAGCTATATCACCGTTGACATTCAGTGGTATGAGCCTGGTGCCGTGTCCTCTCTGTACCGCCCCTTCGTCCCTCTGATCATGGATGAATACTCCCGGCTGATGCCTGCCGAGAACCGCTTCCCTTCGGCAGCAGGCGGCCAGGGCTTCAAGCCGCTGGCCGACTATGTCCACAGCCTGGGACTGAAATTCGGTATTCATATTATGCGCGGCATTCCGCGCCAGGCCGCCCATGCAGGCACCGCTATTCTAGGTACGGAGGCAACTGCCCGCGAGATCGCGCACACGAACTCCATCTGCCCGTGGAATACAGATATGTACGGTGTCGATGCATCTAAGGAAGGCGCTCAGGCCTACTACAATTCACTCTTTGAACTGTACGCCCAGTGGGGGGTCGATCTGGTCAAGGTGGATGACATCGCCGCCTCGAGACTCTACGATACCCATCAGCCGGAGATTGCCCTGATTTCTGCGGCAATCGAAAATTGCGGACGTCCGATGGTCCTGAGCCTCTCCCCCGGCCCCGCTCCGGTAGAATATAAAGAGCATTTCACCGGACATGCCAACATGTGGCGCATCACGGATGACTTCTGGGACCGCTGGGAGCTGCTGCTGGACATGTTCAGCCGCTGCCGCAGTTGGCAGGGCGTCCCGCAGGCCGGCTCATGGCCGGATTGCGACATGCTGCCGCTCGGACACATCGGCGTCCGCTCCGTCGACGGCGGCGGGGATGACCGCTGGACCCGCTTCACCCGTGACGAGCAGCTGACGATGATGTCGCTGTGGAGTATTTTCCGTTCGCCGCTGATCTTCGGCGGCGAGCTGCGGGATAACGACGATTGGACCCTGTCGCTGCTCACCAACCGTGAGGTGCTGCGCATGCAGCGCGAGAGCCATGGCGCCAGGGAAGCCCTGTACCGCGATGAGCTGATCGTCTGGACCGCAGCTCATGACGACGGCACCCGGTACGCAGCCGTCTTCAACATTGGCAGCGGCCCGCTGCCGGTTGACCTGAGTCTCGAAGAGATCGGCCTAAGCGGCATGGCCGCAGGTACGGAGCTGTGGAGCCAGACGCCTGCTGAACTTAGCGGCGGCGTGCTGAAGACCACCGTGCCTCCGCACGGGGTACGGCTGTATAGCTTCTCGTAG
- a CDS encoding NAD(P)-dependent alcohol dehydrogenase yields the protein MIQVNAHAAFSQEGPFKLTTIERRELLPQDVLIEIKYAGICHSDIHTVRGEWGPVKYPLVPGHEIAGIVSQIGSGVTKYAVGDRVGVGCMVDSCGVCSSCRQGEEQYCLEGNTGTYGATDRHGHYTQGGYSTHIVVTEDFVVRIPDSLPLDAAAPLLCAGITTYSPLRHWGAAPGKKVAVVGLGGLGHMAVKIAHAMGAEVTVLSQSLKKKEDGLQLGADHYYATTDPETFKQLAGSFDLIINTVSAQVNINAFLSLLALDGTLVNVGAPADPLAVNAFSLIGHRRSFAGSMIGGIRETQEMLDFCAEHQIASEIEVISADQIDEAWERVLASDVRYRFVIDISTMGKA from the coding sequence ATGATACAAGTTAATGCACATGCTGCATTCAGCCAGGAAGGCCCGTTCAAGCTGACTACGATCGAACGCCGGGAGCTGCTGCCGCAGGATGTTCTGATCGAGATTAAATACGCCGGTATTTGCCATTCCGATATTCATACCGTCCGCGGGGAGTGGGGACCGGTGAAATATCCGCTGGTTCCGGGGCATGAGATTGCAGGTATTGTCAGCCAGATCGGTTCTGGAGTGACGAAATATGCTGTTGGCGACCGTGTCGGGGTAGGCTGTATGGTCGATTCCTGCGGAGTGTGCAGCAGCTGCCGGCAAGGCGAGGAGCAATATTGTCTGGAGGGGAACACAGGAACCTATGGAGCGACTGACCGCCACGGGCACTATACACAAGGCGGATATTCCACACATATCGTTGTCACTGAAGACTTCGTGGTGCGGATTCCCGACAGCCTTCCGCTTGACGCTGCTGCACCGCTGTTGTGTGCCGGAATCACTACTTACTCACCACTGCGCCACTGGGGAGCTGCTCCCGGCAAAAAGGTAGCTGTAGTCGGTCTCGGCGGGCTGGGGCATATGGCAGTGAAAATTGCTCATGCCATGGGGGCTGAGGTTACGGTGTTATCCCAATCCCTGAAGAAGAAGGAAGACGGCCTGCAATTGGGCGCAGATCATTATTATGCCACCACTGATCCGGAGACATTCAAGCAACTGGCCGGTTCCTTCGATCTGATCATTAATACGGTCAGTGCGCAGGTAAATATCAATGCCTTCCTGTCACTCCTGGCGCTGGACGGGACGTTGGTGAATGTCGGTGCACCCGCTGATCCTTTGGCTGTTAACGCCTTCTCGCTGATCGGTCACCGCCGTTCCTTTGCCGGTTCGATGATCGGGGGAATCCGCGAGACACAGGAGATGCTTGATTTCTGCGCTGAACATCAGATCGCTTCCGAGATCGAAGTGATTTCGGCTGACCAGATCGATGAAGCCTGGGAGCGTGTACTGGCCTCGGATGTGCGTTACCGGTTTGTGATTGATATCAGCACGATGGGGAAGGCATAA
- a CDS encoding MerR family transcriptional regulator — protein MKTYSISEAAAHFNMTPHTLRYYDKEGLLPSIERTPSGKRVFKPSDMEALKIIECLKASGMPIKEIKHFIEWCSEGDSTLQRRYDMFLERKASVEAQMEELRKTMEVIDHKCHYYKTALEKSMEVVRQS, from the coding sequence ATGAAGACCTATTCCATAAGCGAAGCCGCAGCGCATTTCAACATGACCCCGCATACCCTGCGTTACTATGACAAAGAGGGCCTGCTCCCTTCTATAGAGAGAACGCCCAGCGGCAAACGTGTATTCAAGCCCTCCGACATGGAGGCCCTGAAGATCATTGAATGCCTGAAGGCCTCCGGGATGCCCATCAAAGAGATTAAGCATTTCATTGAATGGTGCTCCGAAGGAGATTCCACCCTGCAGCGCCGATACGACATGTTCCTGGAGCGGAAGGCTTCCGTAGAAGCGCAGATGGAGGAATTAAGAAAAACGATGGAAGTCATAGACCATAAATGCCACTATTATAAGACTGCCCTGGAAAAGAGTATGGAAGTGGTCCGCCAATCCTAA
- a CDS encoding 2,3-diaminopropionate biosynthesis protein SbnB produces the protein MLYLNTANLQSIQLPWNRSVDTIRSAVQVMAAHEFSQPIKPYLLFDKDPSSRIIAMPAYVGGEIGMAGIKWIASFPGNHARQLPRAHSVTILNDSGSGKPVAIINSPLISGIRTASVSGLMIQEFEKVHPFADQIIAGIAGFGPIGQLHLSMLNQLLGDQLEEVRIFDPNQDALQAIPEELGTRVRPVDSWEEAYEGADLFVTCTISSSGYIDRKPKDQSLLLNVSLRDFTPAILSHTSAIIVDDWDEVCRANTDIEHMHHQRGLRKEDTASIVEVVCGNALAKYPKEEAVMFNPMGMAAFDIAIGSLYYREALNRGYGKELEE, from the coding sequence ATGTTATACTTAAATACTGCAAATTTACAGAGCATACAGCTTCCCTGGAACAGAAGTGTCGATACCATACGGAGTGCTGTCCAAGTGATGGCAGCGCATGAATTTTCCCAGCCTATTAAACCCTATCTGCTCTTTGATAAAGATCCAAGCAGCCGGATTATTGCCATGCCCGCTTATGTGGGCGGAGAGATCGGGATGGCCGGCATCAAGTGGATCGCCAGCTTTCCCGGTAACCATGCCAGGCAGCTTCCCCGTGCCCACTCGGTGACGATCCTGAATGATTCAGGCAGCGGGAAGCCTGTAGCTATAATCAACAGTCCGCTCATCTCCGGGATTCGCACGGCTTCAGTCAGCGGGCTGATGATTCAGGAATTCGAGAAGGTACACCCTTTTGCCGATCAAATCATTGCCGGTATCGCCGGGTTCGGGCCGATCGGCCAGCTCCATCTGTCGATGCTGAATCAGCTGCTCGGGGACCAGCTGGAGGAGGTTCGGATCTTTGATCCGAATCAAGATGCGCTGCAAGCTATCCCGGAAGAGCTTGGAACAAGGGTACGGCCTGTGGATTCATGGGAGGAAGCCTACGAAGGGGCTGATCTGTTCGTTACCTGTACCATATCCAGCTCCGGTTACATTGACCGCAAGCCCAAAGATCAGAGTCTGCTGCTGAATGTGTCACTGCGCGATTTCACCCCGGCGATCTTAAGCCACACCTCTGCCATTATTGTCGATGACTGGGATGAAGTGTGCCGTGCGAATACGGATATTGAACATATGCATCATCAAAGAGGGCTGCGGAAGGAAGACACGGCATCTATCGTTGAGGTGGTCTGCGGCAACGCGCTGGCCAAATACCCGAAGGAGGAAGCGGTCATGTTCAATCCGATGGGAATGGCTGCCTTTGATATTGCCATTGGATCACTGTATTATCGTGAAGCGCTGAATCGCGGGTATGGTAAGGAGCTGGAGGAGTAG
- a CDS encoding response regulator transcription factor → MSKTILVVDDDEEIMKLISKTLRYEQFAVITASSGREALSAVEDHPIDFVVLDIVMPDMNGLDVCRTIRSSYNVPIMLLSARDQDIDKIVGLEIGADDYMTKPFSIQELASRIKAHFRKVDRLHKEWGELSSAKDKADAPLILNDKTYEAFLYGGKLDLSAKEFQILSILMRHPNQVLSREQIYENVWGDEYGEINTVTVHIKNIRKKLGPEYDFIKTIWGIGYKYTEREQ, encoded by the coding sequence GTGTCCAAAACAATATTAGTGGTAGACGATGATGAAGAAATCATGAAGCTCATCAGCAAGACGCTAAGGTATGAGCAATTCGCTGTCATTACGGCCAGTTCGGGGAGAGAAGCTTTATCTGCGGTGGAGGATCACCCTATTGATTTCGTTGTTCTTGATATCGTCATGCCTGATATGAACGGACTGGATGTCTGCCGGACGATCCGGTCGTCTTATAATGTTCCGATTATGTTATTAAGTGCGCGCGATCAGGACATTGATAAAATTGTCGGTCTGGAAATCGGCGCAGATGATTACATGACCAAGCCGTTCAGTATTCAGGAGCTGGCCTCCAGGATCAAGGCTCATTTCCGCAAGGTGGACAGGCTGCACAAAGAGTGGGGCGAGCTTAGTTCCGCCAAAGACAAGGCCGATGCTCCGCTCATTTTGAATGACAAAACGTATGAAGCCTTCCTGTACGGCGGGAAGCTCGATTTATCCGCGAAGGAATTTCAAATTCTGTCTATCCTGATGCGTCACCCCAACCAGGTACTGAGCCGGGAGCAGATCTATGAGAACGTCTGGGGAGACGAATACGGCGAGATCAACACTGTAACGGTTCATATCAAGAATATCCGCAAGAAGCTGGGTCCTGAGTATGACTTTATCAAAACCATCTGGGGCATAGGCTATAAATACACAGAAAGAGAGCAATAG
- a CDS encoding HAMP domain-containing sensor histidine kinase produces MKLKIKLPLLFLLMLLILMFSIGLYLKFVFAVYSPIRTTLLDSPYVVLLLPIFVIAGCIFSILIVYIHYYIEKPIRRLNARLEEVNVVHPLPPLALKRKDEIGELYKHFNNMEHRLQLAHREQTDMIAAIAHDLKTPLTSINGFTELLATHEDLPEAEKQEYYELIQRKSAYMVELLNDFSSFTKEKSELESMTAKPVKATELFADIAFEYEYELAGLDIELACRHSFTDSIWLTVNEPMIRRVFGNLFSNAVRYGGKPELKVYMTGYLREHHAYFQIEDNGIGVPEKDMSSLFLKFFTVDPSRQIRKGGLGLGLASCKSIIEHHGGEIAAFSSEYGGLGIRFSLPL; encoded by the coding sequence ATGAAACTGAAAATAAAGCTTCCCCTGTTATTCCTGCTGATGCTGCTGATTCTAATGTTCTCGATTGGTTTGTATTTAAAGTTTGTCTTTGCAGTATATTCCCCCATACGTACCACTTTGCTGGACTCACCCTATGTAGTATTACTGCTGCCCATCTTCGTCATCGCCGGCTGCATATTTTCCATTCTGATCGTCTATATTCATTATTATATTGAGAAGCCTATCCGGCGGCTGAATGCCCGGCTGGAGGAGGTCAATGTGGTCCATCCCCTGCCTCCACTGGCTTTGAAGCGCAAGGACGAGATCGGAGAGTTATATAAGCACTTCAACAATATGGAGCACAGGCTTCAGCTCGCCCATAGAGAGCAGACCGATATGATTGCCGCCATCGCCCACGATTTGAAGACACCCCTGACCTCGATTAACGGCTTCACTGAGCTGCTGGCTACACATGAGGACTTACCCGAAGCTGAGAAGCAGGAATATTATGAATTGATTCAGCGGAAGTCAGCCTACATGGTGGAACTCCTCAATGATTTCTCCAGCTTCACCAAAGAAAAATCGGAGCTTGAATCCATGACCGCTAAGCCTGTAAAGGCGACAGAGCTCTTTGCCGACATTGCTTTTGAATATGAGTATGAGCTGGCGGGTCTTGATATTGAACTGGCTTGCCGCCATTCCTTCACGGACAGTATATGGCTGACGGTTAATGAACCGATGATTCGCCGGGTGTTCGGCAACCTCTTCAGTAATGCTGTTAGATATGGCGGCAAGCCAGAGCTTAAGGTGTATATGACCGGATATCTGCGGGAGCATCATGCCTATTTTCAGATTGAGGATAATGGCATTGGTGTGCCGGAAAAGGATATGTCTTCGCTGTTCCTCAAATTCTTCACGGTGGACCCGTCGCGGCAGATCCGTAAGGGCGGACTTGGGCTGGGACTGGCAAGCTGTAAATCAATTATTGAACATCACGGGGGCGAGATTGCGGCCTTCTCCTCCGAATATGGCGGACTCGGGATCAGATTCAGTCTGCCTTTATAG